TTGATCTTTGTTGGCGGTCATCATGCGCAGCAAAAAGTCATCGCTGCCCAGCATCACGTAGCCGCCCTTGTCGACTATCGGTGTGTCGCCCATTTCCATATGTGCTTGGCGAGCGTTGATCGGTAAAACCGCCGGTTCGAAGCAGGCGGTGTAGCCCATTTCCGCATAGCGATAGCCCGCAACATAGGTGCTAGGCATCGCGTGGCCGTTACCGGAACGGGTAATCGATGTGCGGTGTACTGGGTCCTGGCGATGATCTTCCGGCAACAGGGTGCGGGCGATATTGCCTTTGCCGCCGCCGATGTGGGTGTGCATGTCGATGGCGCCCGACATCACTACTTTGCCGCGCAAATCGTATTCTTTGTCAACCGGTCTGCCGTCTTTAGGCGCATCGATAATGCGGCCGTCCTGCACGTAAATGTCTTGTTGCTGGCCGTCGATGCCGCTGGCCGGATCGTAAACGGTTCCACCTGTAAGTTTTATCAACATGTGTTTGGTCCTAAAGGGCTTGTTCGATAGCGGACAGGACTTCGGCGGTACTGGGCAGGCCGGAGTCACGCAATTTTTTCAGGCGGATCGCCACCACATTGTCTAGGCGGTAAGCGTGGCCGGCATGGTCGATGCCGGGTGTGCCGACCGGGATGAACACATCCGGGTCTTTCTCGAACTTCATGCCGGAGCGAGCGATAACGATAGTCGGTAAGTGGGTTTTTGGGGGCAGTGCGCTGCTGTTAAAGGCCTGAACCCACAGCAAGGCATCGGCTTCGCCGTTACTTAGCAGTGTTTGGCTGTCGTAAAGATAAGGATCGTACTCGGGGTAACCACGGGCAAAATTGACGCGCGCCGGGTAGCCGGTGGTCCAGCCGCAGACTTGGTTGGCGGTTTGGTCGCCTTCCTTGCCGCCCAGCGGAAAGCCGGAGCAGCGGGTGCCGGCTTGGTTAAGGTCTTTAACGATATTGCACAGCGTTTGCACGGTTAGCTCGGCTTGATCGAATGCCAATGCCGCCGCGCCCCACAGAATGACGCCATACTGTGCGGCCTTCAGTTTGTCGGCGATAAGCTGTAGCTCGCTAATGGCAATGCCGGCGACGCTTTGTGCGTTTAGCAAGTGGCCTTTAACCAGGGCCGACAATGCGGCAGCCACATCCGGTAAGTCGGCGTCGGCACAAGGTAGTACGCGGGCTTTTTGGCCGGTAGGAGAGGTTGAGGCGTTTCCCGACGGTGCTTTGCCCAGATAAATAATTTCCCGGTTTGCCGTGTTGTCGAGGAACATGGCTTCCTCATTCCACAAATACTTCTCGAAAAAGCGCGGGGCAAAAGCTTCCAGATCGGTGCCGACTATCAGCAATAAATCGCAACGGTTTTTAAGTTCGGCTAATGTGGTATTCATCCAGCCGGAGTCTTGCAAAGCCAGTAAATTGCGGCGTGCGATATTAAAATTGAGGTTATCGACCACCGCGCCGCTTTTGTCGGCTAAAGCCAGCAATGCGCGCATGCCGTTGACGTCGGTGGCGCAGCCGCCGATCACAGGTTGATGGGTGTTTCGTAGCAATTCCGCAGCTTTAGTGGTCGCCGCTTCCAAACTCGCTGCCTGTCCGGCAATGCGCGGCACGGTGTCCGCTATGGCTTGTTCGAATGCCGGTGTATTAACCGAGCAACCGTTTGCGGTCACTTTCAAGGTTGTGCCGTCCACCTGTATGCTCAGGTCGTCGGTACCCATGCCGCAAAAAGGGCTGGGTACCTCGGTTATTTCAGTCATGGAAAGTCCTCAATCTTTTTTAATATATTTGAATCGTGGATCGTTGGGCGTGCCTTCCAGGATGCCGGCGGAAGTTTCCGCCGCATCCCACATCAACACGTCCTCAATTTTTTGGGCTAACAGAAAATCTTTATCGGTGATGCCTTTTGCCGAATGCGTGACCAACTTGACGATCACGAATGCATAGGAAACAGTTAAATCCGGGTGGTGCCAGGCTTTTTCCGCCAAGTGGCCGACGGTGTTGACCACCATTAAAGTCGCTTTCCAGCCGCTGGTCTTGATTTTGCGGCGGATCCAGCCGTTTTCGTAATACCAGTGCGGCAGTTCCTGTGCTAAACGTTCGGCGATTTCGGTCTCGCTATAGACCTTGGCAGTATCGTGCGACATCGTTTATCCCCCGGATTGAAGTGACTCGGCATTCTATCGCACAGTTTAGTCGGTGTCTTTACGGTGTACAGGTGTTTGGCTGGATTTCAGTGCCAATTGTCGGCAACTGGAGGGGGCTTTTTTTAACTGGCTTGTTTAGGCGGGTTAAGGGAATGCCTCAGCGCAGAGGCATTCTTTTCGGCATGCGTTTGCTATTTAACCACTCTTAACTGCGGTTTTTGCGGAGGTTTGGGTTCTGTCGGTGTCGGTGGGGTTTCGTCCTCATTCTCTTCCGGGTCGAAAATCATACCTTTGCCATTTTCCTTGGCATAGATGGCCAACACCGCTTTGCACGGCGCGATAATGCGCATGGGTTTGCCGGCAAACCGGGCGTTGAATTGGATTT
The window above is part of the Methylomonas sp. ZR1 genome. Proteins encoded here:
- a CDS encoding formylmethanofuran dehydrogenase subunit B, encoding MTEITEVPSPFCGMGTDDLSIQVDGTTLKVTANGCSVNTPAFEQAIADTVPRIAGQAASLEAATTKAAELLRNTHQPVIGGCATDVNGMRALLALADKSGAVVDNLNFNIARRNLLALQDSGWMNTTLAELKNRCDLLLIVGTDLEAFAPRFFEKYLWNEEAMFLDNTANREIIYLGKAPSGNASTSPTGQKARVLPCADADLPDVAAALSALVKGHLLNAQSVAGIAISELQLIADKLKAAQYGVILWGAAALAFDQAELTVQTLCNIVKDLNQAGTRCSGFPLGGKEGDQTANQVCGWTTGYPARVNFARGYPEYDPYLYDSQTLLSNGEADALLWVQAFNSSALPPKTHLPTIVIARSGMKFEKDPDVFIPVGTPGIDHAGHAYRLDNVVAIRLKKLRDSGLPSTAEVLSAIEQAL
- a CDS encoding 4a-hydroxytetrahydrobiopterin dehydratase, which gives rise to MSHDTAKVYSETEIAERLAQELPHWYYENGWIRRKIKTSGWKATLMVVNTVGHLAEKAWHHPDLTVSYAFVIVKLVTHSAKGITDKDFLLAQKIEDVLMWDAAETSAGILEGTPNDPRFKYIKKD
- a CDS encoding ClpXP protease specificity-enhancing factor, with protein sequence MTPLKPYLIRSIYEWIVDNSLTPHLLVNADYPGVTLPGDFVEDGRIVLNMRPEAIQGLVLGNEEIQFNARFAGKPMRIIAPCKAVLAIYAKENGKGMIFDPEENEDETPPTPTEPKPPQKPQLRVVK